Within Ralstonia pickettii DTP0602, the genomic segment CACGCTGGCACCGCATGACCTGGTCTGGCTGGCCGATCCTGCCACCAGCCTCGACCGGGATGCCTTGCCGGACTGGGTCTCGCTGACAGCGCTGCGCGAGATGCCGGTGGTGGTGCGTCGCGATGGCTGCCGCATCGGTGAGATTCCCGTCGGGCTGCGCGGCCGCACGCGCTCGGAACGCTATGGCACCTGGGTCGCGCCCTCGGCGATCTGCAAGATCGTTACGCCGATCGAGCTGGCCGCGCAGCGCACCTGGCGCCATCGACCGGAGCTGGCGACACTGCCGGCAATCGTCGCGCTCGAGGCTATCGCAGACTGGCTCGACGCAGCGGATATCCGGTGGGGCGTGACCGGCAGTGCAGGCTTCTCGCTTGCCTGTGCGCACAACGTGCTGCATGCCGACAGTGACCTCGACCTCGTTGTGCAAGCTGCGCAACCGCTGCCGGCCCGGCACGTGGAGCTGCTTGCCGAACTGCAGCGCGCCGCGCCGGCCAGGATCGACATCCAGGTTGCGACGCCGTTCGGCGGCTTCTCGTTGCTGGAGCGAGTGCGCAGCGGCGGCAAGGTGCTGCTGAAGACTGCGCACGGCCCGAGGATGACCGTCGATCCCTGGCAACCCGCGCCATGAACATCCTGTTCACCTTTCCCGGCCAGGGCGCGCAGCGCCCGGGCATGCTGAAGGACCTGCCGGCGCATCCAGCGGTCGCAGCGGTGCTGGCGGAGGCGGAGGAGGTCCTGCAGGTAGCAGTAGCGGAGATGGATTCGCCGGCAAGCCTGCAATCCACGGTCTGGACGCAGCTTTGCCTGCTGACCGCAGGCGTGGCGATGACGCGCTGCCTGGCCGCGCATGAGGCCAGCGCGGATGCAGTTGCCGGCCTGTCCATCGGCGCCTACGCGGCAGCGGTGAGCGCAGGGGTGCTGTCTTTCGCCGATGCGCTCAGGCTGGTGCGGCTGCGCGGCGAACTGATGGCACAGGCCTACCCACAGGGCT encodes:
- a CDS encoding phosphoribosyl-dephospho-CoA transferase (K13934: mdcG; phosphoribosyl-dephospho-CoA transferase [EC:2.7.7.66]), producing MAGLNAATLAPHDLVWLADPATSLDRDALPDWVSLTALREMPVVVRRDGCRIGEIPVGLRGRTRSERYGTWVAPSAICKIVTPIELAAQRTWRHRPELATLPAIVALEAIADWLDAADIRWGVTGSAGFSLACAHNVLHADSDLDLVVQAAQPLPARHVELLAELQRAAPARIDIQVATPFGGFSLLERVRSGGKVLLKTAHGPRMTVDPWQPAP